The Gorilla gorilla gorilla isolate KB3781 chromosome 11, NHGRI_mGorGor1-v2.1_pri, whole genome shotgun sequence genome contains the following window.
cagaaggctgaggcaagagaatcgctcgaacctgggaggcagaaattgcagtgagctgagatcgtgccagtgcactccagcctggatgacagagcgacactccatctccaaaaaaataaaaataaaaaaaataagaagaactcTGACCCCCAGTGTGAgagatggggcctaatgggaggtgttgggtcatgggggtgggtccctcataaatggcttggtgccatcctagCAGTAATGATGGAGCTTTTACTCCAAAGCTCCTGTAAGAGTTCCcccagagctggttgttaaaaagagtggGACCTCCCTGCTACCCTCTCCTACTTCCTCTCCCCGTGTGACCTCTGCACGCCAGCTCTcactgccttctgccatgagtggaagcagcctggggcctcaccagaaacagatACCGGCCCCGTGcatcctgtgcagcctgcagaaccgtgagcccaataaacctcttccttcataaatcacccagcctcaggtatccctttatagcaacacaaaaacagACTCAGACATGGGTTTCTCTGTAAAGGGAGGCAGGCAGGATGAAGAAGTGTGGCCATCTGGGAATGCATCCCATCCAGAGAGCTGGGCCAGGCCCACGTTAGTCACAGCCTGCCGCATGGGCCTGCTTCCTTATTTACTTAACAGGAGCCCTCCCAGAATCTATACAGAAATACCTACAACCATCCACCAGGCGCAGTGCCCTGCCTTGTCCTCAAAAACTTCCAAAAGCCAGATTGTCAAAagcaatttaatttttggagaaaaaaCTGCATACACAGTACAACTTATATCTCAGGCGAAATGTCTCAGAATCTTCCTGCTCATTGGACAGAAACTCAGCTTCACCACATTGCCAGCCGGGAGACCATGGAAGGGAACTGGCGCCACTGCCCCCAGCTGCCCTTCCCAGGGGCAACTTCACCAAGATGCGGAAATCCTGGGCCCACCCCACAGTCAGTCATCGCTCCATTTCTTCCtggcaccaccacctccatctggGCCTGCTCCCCAACCCCCCAGAAGCAGGTGGGCCCAGGCTCCGGGCCAATGCTCCCACCAAGATCAGACGTAAGGCATCTTCCCACCGTCGCTGTGCTCCGGGGACTTTTCcaatccttccttcctctctgtccaGAGGCTTCCAGGCTGAGGGGGCCACCGTCCAGGTGGAACAGGCACAGGCATCGGGGAATCAGATGGTATCAGTGGGGATAGGGCACAGCACTTTCCTGGGAGCCATGCGACGCCAGATCTTCCTCTGGCAGTTCCCACTGGCTGTGGGAAGTGGTTTTTATAAAGGGGGCCAACTTCCAGGAACATCTAGGGCTCGGGAGCAACCCAGCATTGACAGTGAATCAGAATCCACCTAGAGCTGGCCATGGCCCAGGCAGGGGGCATCTTCCCCACAGCCCCCAGGAGTGGCTGCACCTAGTGGGCACAGCATTTGGCCTGCCTCATGGGCCCCTCGTTCAGAGCCACAGCTGCATCCCCCCGTGGAGCCTGGCCCTCCTCGTCGCCTCTCTGCAGTAGCTCTTGGGCTGTGAACAGCAAGAGGAGGGGGCTGGCTAGGGAGGGAAGTCGCCCAGCCCAGCACAGCCCTGCAGACCAGCCACCCCAGGACCCGCCCCTCCTATGTTTACCCTGAACCATAGAACAAGGGCCTCCTGCCCCTCCTGGTCACCATCCAGTCCCTAAAGACATTCTATGGGATACCACATCACCAGCAACAGGGACCCAGGGAAGTTGGTCAGGGACAAGCACCTCCCCCTTGTCTGGCCCACGGGGACGTCACTCACCCACCATATTGAACACCTCCGACACCTGGTGGTTCAGTTTGGCCGAAGTTTCCATGAACAGCAACTTCTGGCTGTCGGCAAACTCCTTCCCTTCCTGAAGGAAACAGCCACAAAATCCAGTGTTGTTTATAAGAGAGTTTCCTAAGGACACCTGGTTCACTTCCAACAGTAAGACCCAAGAAAGCCACAGCCGTGGAGCCCGCACTCCTCCACGTTTCGTGTCCAAGTTGTGTTTCTTGGCACTCCTGAGCAGCCAGGACCAGAGAGGGGCGGGGTGTGCTCCCTGGAAGAGGCTCTTCCTCTAGCTGGCGGGGGGGTGGCCTTCCTCCTCCTGCAGGGCCTGGAAAGCCAAGTCCCCACCCCCAGGTTCCCCTCCCATCATGCCTGTTGGCACCTGTGGGCTTTGATGCTGGGCAAAGAACCAACTGAGAACTCAGGAAACAtaagaggcagagggaggcccCTGGACGGCACCCACCTGGGCCCTTCTTCTGGGGAACCCTCATTTTCCAACACAGCTCTCCTCTGGGGAGAAATGGATGTCCCAGAGCAAAGGCAAACTGGAAAACAGCAGGCTTGCAATGGGTGACCAGGAGAGAGCATTCATGGGAAGGCCACAGCCTTGCCCAGGAGTCGGGGGTGGCCGACGAATGGGCGCCTTCCTGTGCAGGCCCCTCCCCTGGCCTCCGGGACTCTCCCAGGAAGAGGAGCCTGTGGTGGATCCCAGAGGGCACAGCTCAGGCTCCTGACTGTCCAGCCAGACATGGAGCTGGCAGCAGGTGTGGCCGGCCATGCCCCCAGCTCTCGCACCATCCACCATCGTGAGTGCACTCCTCCTGTCCTGGCCCGGAGATCCCTTGGCCGACCCTGCGTTTGTCCCCACCGAGCTCCCCAGCCAGCTCCCCAGACAGATGCTCCAAACCCACCCTGGCCGCCCACTGCCCCTCCAGGCCTTGAGTAACCTCATGCCCATGTTTTTGTGCCTGCCCAAGCACACAGCCCATGTAGTCATTCTCAGAGGGCACAGCTCTGCTGCCAGGaccctctctcccccaccccaactTGCAACGAGGGCTCAGACTGACGCTGTCTCCCTTTGCTCCCCTTGCTCTCCCCCGAGATTCTCCAAAATCTTCACCCCACTTCTCCATCTCTCCACAGCCTCCATTGAAGCTGGGGCCTTTTCTCTTTGGGAGGCGCGCCCGTCGGTCTAAGCCCTGCATTGGGTCTTCCCCTGCGCCAGCCTCTAGTGTGTGTGGGGTCTCCCCATCAGCCACTTGTCTGCAGCTGTTTACATGGTCTTCATCCTAAATGTGGTGGGGGAGGTGGGATGCCGTGGAAGAGAAACAACAGCGACACCTGGGTGACCGCTGCCTCTGCCTGTAAGGAGGACTGACAAAACTCGAGTGAGGGAGGCTACATTTGCACAGAAGCCCCTTCTGGGAACAGAGTAGGGAAGGGAGCCCTGCTGAGGAACTAGATCACTTTTCTCGCTCAAGCCGAGCCCACCCTGCAGCCGCTGCCCTGCCCTTCCCTCTGCCGGCCACCCTGTTCCTGCTCCTCTGCCACTGGGCTTGAACTGCCATTGCGCTGGGCCTGAGTTTTTCAGGAAAGACCGGAAATCTTTGACTAAAAGAGAAACTCAGGTGgaaagctctgtgtgtgtgtgcgtgtgtgtgtgttcacttgTAAATGTGTGTGGGTGCAAGTGAGAGTGAATGTGgggggtgtgcatgtgtgcaaaTGCATGTGGGCGTGTAgaggtgtgtgtgcacatgtgtaagTGTGTGCGGGTGTGGGTGTGCGTGTATGAAAGTGTGAGTGCCAAGGTCTTGACACAGGCGGGCAGGGCTCTCTCCTGCTGTGGAAGAGCAGAGCAGGGTCTCCTGGGCGGTACCTGGAAGGTCACCTCCCGCTCCTGGCTGAGATCCGTCTTGTTGCCCACCAGCATCACCAGGACTTCTCCCGGGTGCAGCTCCTCCTCCAGGTCCTTTAGCCACTGCTGAGCCTTGAGGAAGGAAtcctagaaaagaagaaaaaaagtaacatcaGACAAAACTTATAGGCGGTCATTAGCTATTCCGGGAGGGGGAAGCCAGTGTTGCTGGTCACGTTGTATAAAATGTCACAGAACCCAACTGGCCATGGACGCACCTGCAGGGCTGCTCCGTTCCTCTGAGGAGGGCACGTTCCTgtcctgggtgacctgtgcggcCAGGCAGTAAACTGCTAGGACACACATCAGATCCTTCACCCTGACCAGGCCCAGGAGACTGCCGGCCACGGGGTATTTCAGGTCAGGCCTTGAGCTCCTGAATCTCCCATGCCTAGCTGTCCTCAAAGGACCACTTTGTGCAAGAGAGTCTGGGGGACTGGCCACCACCCCAAACCCTGACCCTAATGCAGCACCAGGAACTACTGAGTGGCAGACGGCAACGGCATGTTCTTTGTGGGCCACGGAGGAGCAGAACCCCACTGTGGAGGAGGATGGGGGGTTGTCAGGAGGCcatcctggaggaggtgactgtTGCTCACTAATGGAGTCTCTGTTCCTTGTGATTACGCCATGGCATCATTGCACTGGAGAAACCAGAAGGCAGGTGCTTGGGAAGGAGGGTGGGACGTGCCTCAAGGCGGGCCCTACCTTCCTGGTGATGTCGTACACCAGAAGCACAGCGTTGGCGCCCCTGAAGTAGAGGTGGCAGACGCTGTGGTACTTCTCCTGGCCAGCTGTGTCCCAGATCTCAAGCTTCAGAGAGGCGGCGCCCACATCCACCACCTTTGTGAAGAACGCACCTGAAACAGGGAGGCCCAGAAGGCTTACTCAGAGGACGAGGTTGCCACGTGCGGCTCAGGTGGGACCACGGCAAGCCGCAGGCACAGCAATGGGCTCAGAGGGACAGCTGGCCATGCATCTCCCACACCCGCATGGCCAGGAGGTTGAGCAAACAGTTCTTCTGGGAGATGGAGCCTTCCACATCCAGCAAAGTGTTGGGAGTGATTGCTATGCGGCCTTTGGAGAGGCTTTGGATGGGAAGATAAATCTCTCCAGGACCTAATACAAAAGCTCTGGGCTACATATGCCGTGAAAGGGATCTCCACTTACTGGGAGTCTGATGCATCCCTGCCGGCTTCCAGCGATGCAGCTGGGCTCTGGGAACCCCTAGAGCCCTGGGCACCCCCGGCCTACCGGCCCCTCGCCTGCCAGACCCATCTTGCACAGATTGCAGTCATGATTGCATAGGCTCCTCCAAGGCCTTCCTCGCCTCCTGCTAACATCCCCACTTTCCCAATGCTGCTCCCCACCAACACCCTTCTCTACTGTCCCCTCTGCATGGTGTCCTTCCTCTTCTTCACCTAGAAAACTCTTAGGCATCCTCTGAGATCTTCCAGCGGCAACCCCGGAAGGGCTGCTGGGCCCCCTGCCTCCACAGAAGCCTCCCTGCACCCCATACACACCCAGAGGCAAGGCCTCCTGCGTTCTCCACCTGTCTCCCCCAGGAAGGCAGGGGCTTTGTCTTACTCAGCCATGTACCtgcttaacacacacacacacacacacacacacacacacacacacacacacacacacacacactactccCAAGCACTTTAACATATTGGGCAATGCACTGTTCATTTAAAGATTTTCTACCCTTTGCTTTCCAAAGTTATATGATTTTAAAACGATTATTTTATAGATCTCCAAAATGTTTTGCCCCATTGTGTGTGGCTTGTCAGGAATGTGTTATACACAGAACTGGAGAGGACGGGGCGGGGGAAGGCAAGGTGTCTGGGGCATGGAGGAGCCACCAGCACCGACAGGCTCCTGTCAAAGCTGCTACCCTGCCTAGACCCTGGGTTGGGTTTGGAGTCTGTTGGGGAGATTCTGGCAAATGGAGccacatgtttaaaataaaaacttacactCCAAGGACAGTGCATGAGTGTCCTGCGGCTGCCAAAACAAAGTCCCATGAGCCGAGTGGCTCAAATTAGCAAATTTCTTcctgcagttctggaggccagaggtcCAAAACTGATGCGTTGGCTGGGTTGGTTCCTTCCGGAGACTGAAGGAGAATCCGTTCCAGGCCTCCtccagcttcaggggctgccggCAACCCTGGTGTTCCTGGTGGCTGCATCACCCCCATCTCTGGCTCTGTCTTCACGTGGCTGCCCCTCTGTGGCTGTGTCCTctccccttcttataaggacgTCAGTCACTGGACTTAAGGGCCATCCTAAGTTCCATCTTGTTGGCCttaattaattacatctgcaaagaccctctcTCCAAATAAGGTCGCGCTCACAGGTTCCGGGGGTTAGGACTTAATCGCCTCTTTACGGGTGGGAGAAACTCAATTGCACCCACTAGACAGAGAACAGGAGGCTGGACAGAGAACAGAACAGGAGGCTGGACAGAGAACAGGAGGCTGGACAGAGCTTTCCAGCATGGTGCAGCAAGACCATGCTTCTCTATCATGAGACAACCTCTTCCTAAACGGAAACCACTGCCTGGGCTCTTCTGCCCGCACGTCCTGCAGTTCCCTGCAGGTCCAGGAACTTGAAGTCAGACCAACTCCCCAGGTCAAACAAAGCTGCAGTCTCCATCCAGACAGTAGGACCAGTGATTTCCAGCTTAGATGGGGCAACTGTCGGGACTGAACCGGCTATAAACCTCTGAACACACCAGATGCTCCACTGGATTGACAATGGTGCCAGAATGAAGACCGTGCCCAGAATATAAATGTACACCCATCAGCTGATCTGATGGCAGCTTGCTTAAACTTTCtaagtctcagcttcctcatccatAGCAGGAGCTAACGGTGCCCTTCACCCAGGGTGGCTGTTAAATCGCCTGAGCAAGGAGAGAAAGGGCATATGAATTTTGCTTCTTCTTTCTGTCCTCTTTGCTCTTTGTGGACTTGTTGTCTTAAAACGTGGGCCTTTTATCCACATCTTTCTGTTTCCCATCACTTCAAATCACATTTCTCAGTTTGAATTTGGTTTTATCTTAAAAGCTGGCGCAGGGTGAAACGTGAGCATAAAATTCAGGTTTGCTTCCTCCGTTTACCAATCTTAGCctctcatattttcctttttcatgttGAAAATGATGGCTggagcctgggcacagtggctcatgcctgtaatcccagcactttgggaggccgaggtgggtggatcacttgaggtcgagttcaagaccagcctgaccaacatggtgaaaccctgtctctactaaaaatacaaaaatcagccaggtgtgctggcatgcccctgtagtcccagctactcgggaggccgaggcaggagaatcacttgaacccaggaggtggaggttgcagcaagccaagattgtgccactgcactccagcctgggcagcaggagacagagtgagactctgcctcaaaaaaagaagaggagggggtgggggggaggggagtGAAAATGATGGCTGGTGGTTGAATTTACACTAATGTAAAATTCCAGCAAATTTCCAAGGAGGGCATGGGTTTTAGTCCAAGCAATGATAATGCATAATAATAGTCAATGTTTGGCTATTTACAGAACATAgacccttcccttccctgcagAGATGTAAGGCCCTCAGGTGGGCCCCTGGACAGGTATTTGAGGCAACCTAGTCTCGTGCACTCCGTGGCTCTGACCCGGAAGACAGCATGCATTTATTATCATAACCTTTTTCAGAAACCCACTAACCACATTTCTATATCTCCATAGCTAAAGccaaaatgtaattaaaaaataaagttttggctgggtacagtggctcatgcctgtaaccccagcattttgggaggccaaggagggaagatcAATCTAGCTCAGGAGCTTAAGatcagtgaaaccttgtctctacaaaaaacacaaaaattagctgggtgtggtggtgcacacctgtggtcccagctactgaagaggtggaggtggaggattgcttgagcccaggaggttgaggctacagtgagctgtgatcataccactgcactccagcctgggcaacagaatgagacgccatcttaaaaaaaaaaaaaaaaaaaaaaaaaaaaaaaaaaaaaaaagttcctctactaaattttatttttttaatttaattttatttttttagcagagatgcggtttcaccatgttgcccaggctggtatccaactcctgagcttgggcaatctgcccgcctcggcctcccaaagtgctgagattataggcatagccactgcgcccagcctctctactaaatgttaatatcatttaagtggttttgctttttttaccttttaatttaaataaacagCCAATTCTGCTCATTGAAGCCCTCTCTGTAGCACTTGGCTATTTTGTAAAAATAGTGAGCTGATGACAAATTGAAAGGAACACGAAATGGAAACTTATTTTCTGGGGGCTCTAGGACGTCAGCCACGTTCTCAGTTTAGAAGGGAAGTCAGCTGGTGCCAAGTTGAATGTGCTCAGTACCTGTTTGTCACCGTCCCCTTCCTGCAAAA
Protein-coding sequences here:
- the RAB17 gene encoding ras-related protein Rab-17 isoform X3, yielding MAQAHRTPQPRAAPSQPRAFKLVLLGSGSVGAFFTKVVDVGAASLKLEIWDTAGQEKYHSVCHLYFRGANAVLLVYDITRKDSFLKAQQWLKDLEEELHPGEVLVMLVGNKTDLSQEREVTFQEGKEFADSQKLLFMETSAKLNHQVSEVFNMVAQELLQRGDEEGQAPRGDAAVALNEGPMRQAKCCAH
- the RAB17 gene encoding ras-related protein Rab-17 isoform X1, whose product is MAQAHRTPQPRAAPSQPRAFKLVLLGSGSVGKSSLALRYVKNDFKSILPTVGCAFFTKVVDVGAASLKLEIWDTAGQEKYHSVCHLYFRGANAVLLVYDITRKDSFLKAQQWLKDLEEELHPGEVLVMLVGNKTDLSQEREVTFQEGKEFADSQKLLFMETSAKLNHQVSEVFNMVAQELLQRGDEEGQAPRGDAAVALNEGPMRQAKCCAH
- the RAB17 gene encoding ras-related protein Rab-17 isoform X2, encoding MAQAHRTPQPRAAPSQPRAFKLVLLGSGSVGKSSLALRYVKNDFKSILPTVGCAFFTKVVDVGAASLKLEIWDTAGQEKYHSVCHLYFRGANAVLLVYDITRKDSFLKAQQWLKDLEEELHPGEVLVMLVGNKTDLSQEREVTFQEGKEFADSQKLLFMETSAKLNHQVSEVFNMPKSYCREATRRARLHGGMQLWL